The genomic segment AACTTCTAAGAAAAATGCTTGTGTATCActggtgttttcatttttatataaagtAGTTCAGGTGAGTCCGACTTTTCAAAAGTAACTCTGTTGTCTTTTCTGTTCAATCTAACTCTGATCTAAACAGAAGCACATAGAGCTTTCACGTTGTTCAACAACTCTGTGGTAATAGCAATTTTGCTttatatttgattattttatagAACTATCTTCCTAACCACTAATAATGGAATTGGTATTTTGTAGCTGAGTAGGCAAAGGATGTGACACAATGCTGTAAGTAGTTGCACAAGACCTGAGAACACAGAGGAGACTTGTGAACTTGATGCATGAGTAGTGGCGTACCACATAGATTCTATGTTTGGTTCATCTGTAGctggcatgaaaaatattttctccagaataaatatttttcataatagttAGAGTTGCTTGTAGGATTCTCTAGCTCTCTTTTAATTGAGGTGGGTTTCCTGAGGCTAATCTTCTGAACAGAATGCTGTTTGTGAAttatggggtttgttttggggcttcttaattattattattttagaatgCAAGAATACATTCTGAACGTGCTGTAGTTCCCCAGTTAAtgtcctccttcttcccctccctcctgtcattttgtttcaggttttttctgaatatttcaagGAGTTGGAAGAAGAGAGCATTAGGgataattttgttattatttatgaGTTGTTAGATGAGCTTATGGATTTTGGTTACCCACAAACCACTGATAGTAAAATTTTACAAGAGTAAGTATCATTCCGTATCACTCACAGTGCCAAATTCCTTGGAAAGTTTTGAGCATTTTTCcatatacaaaaaaatattttggcttagTCTAGTTATCAAAATTTAATGCTGGATAAAGTGTAGCTTTGTAGTATCAAACTTCTATTTATTGCTGATGTGAATCTAACATTAAAGGTGCTGCAAAAGTTGCaaagtataattttcatttttttcgtgCCAATTATGCGGCTGTAAAGGTACATCACTCAGGAAGGTCACAAACTTGAAACTGGAGCTCCACGTCCGCCTGCCACTGTTACAAATGCTGTTTCATGGAGATCAGAAGGgataaaatacaggaaaaatgaagTGTTCCTGGATGTTATAGAGTCCGTTAACCTTTTGGTGCGTACCTTTTAACGAGAATTGTAATAGGAAGTGTTGAAAAGCTTATTGTCCGAAAACCTGCAAGGCTACAATAAACAGTCAGGCTGACTGTGGCTGGTGTACTGTGATGCTCCAAACAGTGTCGGTCATTAAGACTGAGTACCCATAAGGACATCCAGTAGACAGATAATGCCTTACGTGGCTGCACTGGTGATTTCTGATACGTTCTTCACACAacgggttgtcaagcattggaccaggctgcccagggaagtggtggagtcgccatccctggagggatttaaaagacacatagacgtggcgctgagggacatgggttagtggtggccttggcagtgctgcgttaacagttggacttgatgatcttaaaggtcttttccaatgtaaacgattctatgattcctttccTGCTCCATCTGTGCCTGTCACCTATTTCTGCTCTACTGGATTAATTTCTTAGAAGAAAGACATCCAAGAAAACCTGGGATGTGGAGATGGGGTGGGAGTGTTGTTTGGTGTCACGACATACCACATCAGAGCAATCTTACCTTTCTCTTCTATTTTGTTCAGGTCAGTGCCAATGGAAACGTATTGCGGAGTGAGATAGTTGGATCCATTAAAATGCGAGTCTTTCTCTCGGGAATGCCAGAGCTGCGCCTTGGTTTAAACGACAAAGTTCTCTTTGATAATACAGGCCGTGAGTATTTCGGTGATGTCTCAGTAATTGTGAAAGATGTTATCTGCAGTCTTACATTTTGGGATGCTTGAGGTTCAGCTGAAAGGATTTGTTCGAAGATGATAGAAATACTCCCTTTGTCAGTATAGAAAACCACATTAGGTCTTGTGTGACAGTACCAAGCACAGGTGAAATACCATGGTAATACATGGAAACCATCTAGGCTTCCTCATCTCTTCTTCATTGGGACTTCTCTAGTCCTACAGACCCGTAGCAAGCTACAGAGGATATTGGCCAAAGAGAGGAATGTGAGCAGACGGCTGCTTTGCTGTGGAACTGGCTGGGATGAGACTTTGGGCGTAAATTGAGTAGCACCTTGAAATGTGTATCTTCTGCTAGGTGGCAAAAGTAAATCAGTAGAACTGGAAGATGTAAAGTTTCACCAGTGTGTTCGTCTCTCTCGCTTTGAAAACGACAGGACAATTTCTTTCATTCCGCCTGATGGAGAGTTTGAACTCATGTCGTATCGTCTCAATACCCACGTAAGTCTGGATGTATGGATCTCGACTGTAGGATTCTATTATATGAGAATGTTTTAGATTGTAGGCAAAATTGCTAATagctttttcttgattttatttatattttttttcttagagtagTTTTCAATTCAACCGTTCATAGCAAAGCTTTGTGCTCACTCTTTTTGGAGGAAGTAAGAatgagtttaaaaataacttggcaCTAACTCTCTGCCTTTTCAACTGCTGTTGAAACTGGTTCTGAAATACTGTtcctgtgatgattttttttttttttaagctaactaCATGATGAAATGTCAAGCACAATGAATTGCTGCACTGACAGCACCAGTATTTATGTCATTTAATTTCATTAGAGCTTGCTAGCCACAGTAATAAGGATAAGCTTtccttttagaaaagcaaaaattcaATGCAGAGAAGGTCTATAATATGCAACCATGACAGGAAACAACAGATGAaaattttaagattaattttttattttaagagtggTGGTTTGAATTAGAGTCATTTTTAGGGCTTGTGATAGTTCAAGCCCTAGTGTGTTAAATTACCAAATATTTTGGAATGCAAGTGTTTGTTATTAGTCTGAGACATACCTCTTTAAGCCTATAATTCCTGTAATAACACTTGGTCGTTGGTACATCAATGCTTGTtcatgtgttttgggttttttttttttttaataaaaacacaagTTGTTTTATCATTTCGAACACCAcaggctttctgttttctgtggggTTCACGTGTGGAGTGTAGCTTTGTGGAGAAGCAACACTTTAATGACTGTGTCAAAGTAAAACCTACAGCTGTGAGGTGTTTTTCCCCCTTAGGTAAAACCACTGATCTGGATTGAGTCCGTGATTGAAAAACATTCCCACAGCCGCATCGAGTACATGATCAAGGTCAGAAGTTCTAAACTCATTATGGCTGATTTTAGTCttctctcttcatttcttttcaaagctTGGCCAGCACTATGTGTATTTTTGTACAAGTATTTAGTACTTCTGTGGGACTCACATCTTTTTGAAAACTTGATTTGTAAGTTACAATTTCTGCGTTACGGTTCTGTTTCTCAGAGTGTCGATAGGGCTGGAGGGGAATTGTGTCTCTCGCAGCTCTCTGAACTCACCAGTATTATGGAAATAATGCTGCTTTTCcgatttttcttcttcaggcaaAAAGTCAATTTAAGCGTAGATCAACGGCCAACAATGTGGAGATTCACATTCCAGTTCCAAATGATGCAGACTCGCCAAAGTTTAAAACCACTGTTGGAAGTGTCAAATGGGTTCCAGAGAACAGCGAAATCGTCTGGTCCATTAAATCTTTTCCAGTAAGTGTTATTTTTAGTCTTATCGCCTAATAGTGTAATAATTACTTAGTGTTAATATTTTGTGAACATTCAGACTAAAGCAAATTCTAATGGTATCAGAGGAGTAGTActgtcctcttcctcttttcccttggTTGAGGGCTTGGAACTCGCTAATACGTGTTTAAGaaactgtttatattttttgtttaactGGGATGATTTTTCAGAACTGGGTTAGGGAGCAGATTTTTGAGCTGTGTCTGTGGATGGTGTAATTCCTTGGCCTAGATCTAGCAGCAGCTGTTTTCGTTTGTCAGGCTGTGCTTCTTGGGTGGTTCCATGAGCATGAGCTCTTCCAAACGCTCGTGGTGCGGCAGTGCAGCGCCCTGTCAGCATTGCATCAGTGGCACcaaaaaaatgaacttttgttgttgttgttttcctcttgtcTTTGAGTACGAATCTGGTCTTAATTTGatctgcatcttaaaaaaaataagtgttttgtttttaaaataaaaacaagcgcTCACTTTTAAGCCCTAGAGAAGAGCTGAAGTGAACAGTGGAGTTCAGCAATTTGACATTTGTATCGTTGCaagggtttttattttctgtttcaagaaggaaaaaaaaacacaccacatcTGTCCCTTTTGGGTAGGGTGGAAAAGAATACCTGATGAGAGCTCACTTTGGACTTCCCAGTGTTGAAGCTGAAGATAAGGAAGGAAAACCTCCCATTAGTGTGAAGTTTGAGATTCCATATTTCACCACTTCAGGAATCCAGGTTAGTAGTTGGCAATAGAAATGCTGCGAAGTTAACATGCAAGGCTCTGAACACACGAGTTTTTCTCATCTTCTTGGTGATTCCTGTTCAATGTTAtccataaaaattatttttgaccccaaaaatattttttgccagTTGACTTTATTTCTTAACATCTCTTTCTTTCCAGGTTCGCTACTTAAAGATAATTGAGAAGAGCGGCTATCAGGCTCTCCCCTGGGTCCGTTACATTACCCAGAATGGAGGTAAATGGAAAGCAGTAAGCTGTAGACGTCTCCCACTTGCGCTTTTTGTTTCTCCAGCATACACCTACAGACTGAAACACACAAAACCGGTTTGCTCGTATTCTTGAGTACTAAACTGTACGGTTTAGACACATGTTAGATTAAGGTGTGCTGCTTTTTCCAGTCACCTTTTTTGGTGTCTTAATAAAAGACCCAGTGGGATAGTTCAGTAATGCTGCTGAAGTATTTTGTAATTAAGATGGGATTCAGTGAGGTTTTTGGAgtatgaatttaaaaagaaattgctcaCACGTATCATTCTGCCAGCTCTAAGGTGTGTAAGACACTGTCTACTAAAAGATACTCAATCGTTTGCAAGTAAAAGCAGTGGGGGTTTGAGgtctttgctttttgttgtttttgctaATTAACTTCTTCCTGACTTGGAAGCATGAATGCCTGCAATTACCTCGGTAGCTTTAGAGCCCGTTTTCATGGCCATTCTACACAaagatctggttttatttcatatTGCTTCGTCCCGACGTGCTGATCTGCTTTACTGCCCTCAGTGAGACAACTTACTAAaactggggttttggggtttttctcccttTACAGACTACCAGCTTCGAACACAGTAAAGCACCTCGCAAGCACCACAGACGACAAAACTTCAGGCCTAGAATTTGTTTGCAGAAGCCTCTGTGGTCCTGAGAGCTGTGAATGTTGTTGCCAAGGGTCTCGTTTCTGCAGTCTTGGATTGGCAGGCGAAAGATTGGAAATTTACTGTTTTCAATAATGTGTTTGAGCATTTGAACCATTAGTGTTGATTGtgtgaatatttatttcattcttagAACATGCTGATCTTGCTGCTAAATGCTAATTACATTAGGAGTAGCAGTTACCTTGAGGAGCCAGGAATACAGACCGAACCTTGAGAATGTCTTGTCAATGCCTCGTCCGTTACATTCGCAAAGTTTCTCCTATTCGTGTTATAGGATCTCTAAAGACGTTGGCAGCGTTACGCTACAAATTAGGGAGACGATTGTGCAATTAAATGACTGCTGAACACTTAGTTGTATTTAGCccaaggtatttattttttttctgggcataTGGGTGCCTTAACTCATTCAAAGCTGTTAACTTATAAAAATTTACAGAATGAGTTGAAACTATCTGAAGTCGAAAAATGCTATTTGCTCTTTTTGCATGGTTTCAAACCAGTTAATCTGACAGAACAATTTCAAGTTGAAGGGTTTGGGAACAAAAATATGGGTGTGTTAAAGACTAAGTTAACCGAGAACAAGAGAGCGCAGAAGTAAATGTCTCTGGGAACATCTCTGTGGAAGCACGATGATTGCGAGCTCGAGGCAGTCGAAGTGCAGACCGAAGAGTTTCAACCCTCCGATACCCCTGGGGCATGCAAACCCCATGCCGATTGACtagcatttgcttttttctttttaatttctgttcGTAAGGCAAGTTCAAAACTGTGATGTGTAGGCATAAGACCTtagattaataattaaaaaagaaaaaagaccgaACAATTTTGGAGGTGATGAAACTTGGTAGGAAGATggggcttttattattatttttccagatAATAGTAATATACTCCAACCTCTTCCTGAAATTGATTGTTGTTTATGAAAAGGCTGATAAAAATACCGTTGCCATCTTTCTTCCAGCTTGCCTTTGTGTTAATTTAGggtaaatatttcccttttttgctATAGTTTGCTAGAATTGTTTAACGTTGTTTGCCCTAAGGGGGATGCTTGCTTTCTCAGTCTTTTCCAGTTGTTAGCAACTAGTATTATAACTTCCTGGCAGAATGGGTAACAGTTCAGAATGTTATACttaaaggtattattttttttttacatgccgtttcatttttttctgagaagctaAGATTGGCATGGGTGTACAtagttattttgatttttcagaaaaattttgACGGTtatcagtattttctttaaacaattttttagaatgttttgggttgaaTTTAGTACTCCTGACACGCTAAACTTAAACCACCGAAATCTAAATATATGTCCACAAACGTGATGTAATACACCGTGTGCAGGGTTCTCCACACCACTCTGACAGTCCTTGACTCTCCCTCAAGATCGAGAAGTCCTCGTCCCCACAAAATCCATGTAGGCTATGTAGAGATATCTGTGCGTACAGTAGATACTATGAGCAAAAAATCAACTAAAATGCCCTGAGATGCAGCTGCTGTAACGTTTCAGGAAGACCTGCCTCGGAAAGGCCTGACCTCGGAAGGCCCCTGGGCAACGAGCAGAGCTGCTTGGCCAACGGTAGGTGTGGACGCGGCGATTCTGCAGGAGGGTTACTGTAGTTGTCACCCCACCAGCTTGACGCTGAAACAAACTAAATCGTCTTGTTCGAGATTTTGGTTCCGCTACTCGTTTTCATTTGAACGATTAAGCTTATGACTGGACTCAACACTTTTATATTAAAACTGTAACTGGTTGACAAATCGCTTTCTGATGACTCTGTTCTTCAAAGTGTTCGCTTTAATTATTTGCCTGTACAATGTGACTTTTAATAGcttcatttata from the Rissa tridactyla isolate bRisTri1 chromosome 22, bRisTri1.patW.cur.20221130, whole genome shotgun sequence genome contains:
- the AP1M1 gene encoding AP-1 complex subunit mu-1; its protein translation is MSASAVYVLDLKGKVLICRNYRGDVDMSEVEHFMPILMEKEEEGTLSPILAHGGVRFMWIKHNNLYLVATSKKNACVSLVFSFLYKVVQVFSEYFKELEEESIRDNFVIIYELLDELMDFGYPQTTDSKILQEYITQEGHKLETGAPRPPATVTNAVSWRSEGIKYRKNEVFLDVIESVNLLVSANGNVLRSEIVGSIKMRVFLSGMPELRLGLNDKVLFDNTGRGKSKSVELEDVKFHQCVRLSRFENDRTISFIPPDGEFELMSYRLNTHVKPLIWIESVIEKHSHSRIEYMIKAKSQFKRRSTANNVEIHIPVPNDADSPKFKTTVGSVKWVPENSEIVWSIKSFPGGKEYLMRAHFGLPSVEAEDKEGKPPISVKFEIPYFTTSGIQVRYLKIIEKSGYQALPWVRYITQNGDYQLRTQ